One Triticum dicoccoides isolate Atlit2015 ecotype Zavitan chromosome 4B, WEW_v2.0, whole genome shotgun sequence genomic window carries:
- the LOC119290802 gene encoding trifunctional UDP-glucose 4,6-dehydratase/UDP-4-keto-6-deoxy-D-glucose 3,5-epimerase/UDP-4-keto-L-rhamnose-reductase RHM1-like yields MATYEPKNILITGAAGFIASHVANRLIRSYPHYKIVVLDKIDYCSNLKNLNPSRPSPNFKFVKGDIASADLVNYLLITESIDTIMHFAAQTHVDNSFGNSFEFTKNNIYGTHVLLEACKVTGQIRRFIHVSTDEVYGETDEDAVVGNHEASQLLPTNPYSATKAGAEMLVMAYGRSYGLPVITTRGNNVYGPNQFPEKLIPKFILLAMKGLPLPIHGDGSNVRSYLYCEDVAEAFEVVLHKGEVGHVYNIGTVKERRVIDVASDICKLFGLDTEKVIRFVENRPFNDQRYFLDDQKLKKLGWAERTTWEEGLKKTIEWYTSNPDYWGDVAGALLPHPRMLMTPGVERHNWTEEIKSLASSPAEAKECSTVPAAATSKSTSSVPQKATYKFLIYGKTGWIGGLLGKICEKQGIPYEYGKGRLQERSQLLQDIRNVKPTHVFNAAGVTGRPNVDWCETHKQDTIRTNVVGTLNLADVCREQGLLMINYATGCIFEYNAEHPEGSGIGFKEEDTPNFVGSFYSKTKAMVEELLKDYDNVCTLRVRMPISSDLSNPRNFITKIARYDKVVNIPNSMTILDELLPISVEMAKRDCRGIWNFTNPGVVSHNEILEMYKEYINPDFKWTNFTLEEQAKVIVAPRSNNEMDASKLKSEFPELLSIKESLIRNVFEPNRKVSTN; encoded by the exons ATGGCGACCTATGAGCCCAAGAACATCCTCATAACTGGTGCTGCGGGTTTCATTGCATCTCATGTGGCGAACCGTCTAATTAGGAGCTATCCTCACTACAAGATTGTCGTCCTCGACAAGATTGACTACTGCTCCAACCTGAAAAATCTCAACCCCTCCCGGCCATCGCCAAATTTCAAGTTTGTCAAGGGCGACATCGCAAGTGCTGACCTGGTGAACTATCTCCTCATCACTGAGTCGATTGACACCATCATGCACTTTGCTGCCCAGACTCATGTGGATAATTCGTTCGGCAATTCCTTTGAGTTTACAAAGAACAACATATATGGCACCCATGTTCTCCTTGAGGCGTGCAAGGTTACTGGCCAGATCAGAAGATTTATCCACGTCAGTACTGATGAGGTGTATGGAGAAACTGATGAGGATGCTGTGGTTGGTAACCATGAGGCCTCACAGTTGCTTCCGACAAATCCATATTCAGCTACCAAAGCTGGGGCTGAAATGCTTGTGATGGCTTATGGGAGGTCTTATGGTCTTCCTGTGATTACAACCCGAGGCAACAATGTGTATGGACCAAATCAGTTCCCTGAGAAGCTCATCCCAAAATTTATCCTTTTGGCCATGAAAGGCTTGCCCCTTCCAATTCATGGTGATGGCTCTAATGTCAGGAGCTACCTGTACTGTGAGGATGTTGCTGAAGCTTTTGAGGTAGTTCTTCACAAAGGAGAGGTTGGACATGTGTATAATATTGGTACTGTGAAGGAGAGGAGGGTAATTGATGTGGCCAGTGACATATGCAAGCTATTTGGCTTGGACACCGAAAAGGTCATCAGGTTTGTCGAGAACAGGCCCTTCAATGACCAGAGGTACTTCCTGGATGATCAGAAACTGAAGAAGTTAGGATGGGCAGAGCGCACGACATGGGAAGAGGGTTTGAAGAAAACAATTGAATGGTACACCAGCAATCCTGATTACTGGGGAGATGTTGCCGGTGCATTGCTCCCTCATCCAAGGATGTTGATGACGCCTGGAGTTGAAAGGCATAACTGGACTGAGGAAATCAAATCTCTTGCTTCTTCTCCAGCTGAAGCCAAGGAATGCAGTACAGTACCTGCTGCAGCCACATCCAAGAGTACCAGCAGTGTCCCTCAAAAGGCCACCTACAAGTTCTTAATATATGGCAAGACTGGATGGATTGGTGGCCTACTTGGGAAGATATGTGAGAAGCAAGGCATACCTTATGAATATGGTAAAGGGCGCCTGCAAGAGCGCTCTCAGCTCTTGCAGGACATTAGAAATGTGAAGCCGACTCATGTTTTCAATGCTGCTGGTGTCACTGGAAGGCCAAATGTTGACTGGTGTGAGACCCACAAACAGGACACTATCCGCACCAATGTTGTAGGCACCTTGAATCTTGCTGATGTTTGTCGTGAGCAGGGGTTGCTCATGATTAATTATGCTACAGGTTGCATATTTGAGTATAATGCTGAACACCCTGAAGGGTCTGGAATTGGTTTTAAAGAGGAGGACACGCCCAACTTTGTAGGTTCATTTTATTCCAAAACCAAAGCCATG GTGGAAGAGTTATTGAAGGACTATGATAATGTCTGTACTCTTAGAGTCAGGATGCCCATATCATCAGACCTGAGCAATCCTCGTAACTTCATCACAAAAATAGCCCGCTATGACAAGGTGGTGAACATTCCGAACAGTATGACAATTTTGGATGAATTGTTGCCTATCTCTGTTGAGATGGCGAAGCGGGATTGTAGGGGCATATGGAATTTCACCAACCCAGGGGTTGTCAGTCACAACGAGATTCTGGAGATGTACAAGGAATACATAAACCCGGACTTCAAGTGGACCAACTTCACGCTCGAAGAGCAGGCCAAGGTTATAGTTGCACCAAGAAGCAACAACGAAATGGACGCGTCAAAGCTGAAGTCCGAGTTCCCTGAGCTACTGTCCATTAAGGAATCTTTGATCAGGAATGTCTTTGAGCCAAACAGGAAGGTGTCTACTAATTGA